The Maridesulfovibrio hydrothermalis AM13 = DSM 14728 DNA window ATTCGATTTTTGGAATAAAAATCGAATTTTTCTAACAGCTGACAACTGGTTCCTGCTTTTATAGGCGATGGATAAGTCCTTATTTGGGTATTAATAAGGGCCATATTTATATTTTAAAGTAAGATAATGGCTATATGGTGTTGAACGGTTTTTTTCAAATGAACAATTGTTTTAATGAAGGTTTTGTTTTTCCGTTTTCACAAACAATCAAAATTTGCAGAAAACAAAATAAATAGCATTAAAATGAAAATATATGCATTTCCTCTAAAAAAACTTTTTCTAAATAATAGCACAATTCTAGATTGTTACAGTTGTGTTACAATTTATTTTTATTATACTCGCATAAAATCCCTATTGACAATGATGTGAATTATTCTACGGTGACATTATATTTTTGCAAAAGAGCAAGAATACTGTGTTGTTGCTGCGGGTTTGAGAAGGTTTCTCAACAGAGAAACGGAGGATCACAGTGGCGAGGTTTGATTCTGCCTGTCTTCACAATTACCTATATGCAATGTTGCATTGTGAACTTCTGATCGGTATGTGGCATGGGGTGATGCTACGGGGGCCGATGAAGTTAGCATGACAGCTTTCATTTCCGGTTTTCCGGTATGAAGCATAACTTAAACGGTAAGGGATGTGACTATGTTTAAAAGGATTGTTCGTTCAATGGTTTTGGCTGTCTGTCTGGTGATGATTGCGGTGACCGCATTTGCCGGTGCACCCAAGTATGTATTTTATTTTATCGGGGATGGTCTTGGTCCCACACAGCGTATGGCTGCCGAGCTGTATAACAAATTGGAAAAGAATGATGCAGACGCACGTCTGGTTATGAACACTTTTCCTCAGGCTGCACTGGTTACCACTTACTCTGACAACACCCTGATTACTGACTCTGCTGCCGGCGGTACTGCTTTGGCCTGTGGTTACAAAACCACTAACGGTTATATCGGCAAGCTGCCTGATGGAACCGATGTTAAGTCCATTGCTGAGGCTGCAAAGGAAAATGGTTATGCTGTCGGTATTGTTACCACCACTCGTTTGACTCACGCAACTCCAGCTTCTTTCTCCGCACATAATCCTGACCGCAACGCAGCAAATGATATTGCCGTTGATCAGGCTGATTCCGGATTTGATTTCTTTGCAGGTGGTGGCTACCGTCACTTTGTTGCTAAAAATAACGCTCAGGGTTTAAAGTCCAAGCGTAAGGACAATGTTGATGTTGTAAAGATGTTCACAGACCAAGGTTACAAGGTCTTCGTTGGTGATTCCACTCGCGATGCTTTCCGCGCTTATAAGCCAAAGAAAGGCGAAAAAGTTTTTGCTGCTCTGACTTATAGCCATCTTCCCTACGAGGTGGAGCGCCGTAACAGTAAAGTTGAAAAAAACAAGCTTCCTTCTCTCTGTGAACTGACTGAAAAGGCTGTTGAGTCTCTTTCCGCTCAGGAAACTCCTTTCTTCCTGATGGTCGAAGGCGGACGTATTGACCACGCAGCTCATGCTCACGATCCCAAGTCCACCATTCTGGACACAATTGCTTTGGATGAAGCTGTTGAAGTTGCATATAACTTCTACAAAAAGCATCCTGAAGACACTCTCATCGTAACTGCCGCCGACCATGAAACAGGTGGTGTTGCACTGGGAATCTCTATGGATTCCAAAGGGTATTTCCTTAACCTTAAGGAACTTGAAAACGTTAACGTTTCCGCTGAAGATAATCTTGATAAATACTACAATAAGCTGGCAAAAAAAGAGTCCAATCTTAAAAAACGCCACGCTGCTTTCATTGCTTATCTTGAAAAAGAGTGGGGCCTGACCGATCGTACCCCTGCTGAAGATAAAGTTCTTGTTAATGCAATGAACGTTCAGGACAAGAACCAGCATCTGCCGACAGATAAGCAGGTCAGTTATGGTTATGCTTACACCCCGACAATGGTTGCTGTAACCGATCTGATTTCTCAGAGAGCGCGTATCTTCTGGACTTCTTTTGTTCATACCGGAACATTTATTCCTGCGACCTCTATTGGTGTGGGAGCAGAGAAGTTCACCGGCTTTATCGATAACACCGATATTCCTAACCGTATGGCCGAAATTATGGAAGTGAACCTTTCTGACATCAAACACATCGATTCCAAGGCTCTGCTGGGTAAAACTTACGGACCTCAGGAAAAATACGCTAAGATTCCTTACAATAAATAATTGTAACCGGTTTCTGTAGTAATTGATAAGGTCCCCGCTTTTGCGGGGGCCTTTTTCCATATTAAGAGGTTGGCATGAAGAAATTTGCATCCCCTGTTTTTTTTGTTCTGATGATCGCTGGCATTGTCGGTCTGCTTAAATATGAAAATGTCGGACCTGATCCATATTCCGGAATGCATGAGTTACGCGCTACGGTGATTTCTGTTGATAATGCCGCATTGGTTGAAATGGGCACGGCCCGAATCGGTGGACAACACATAACCGCCATTTTATTGGAAGGTGAGGCTAAAGGG harbors:
- a CDS encoding alkaline phosphatase, which translates into the protein MFKRIVRSMVLAVCLVMIAVTAFAGAPKYVFYFIGDGLGPTQRMAAELYNKLEKNDADARLVMNTFPQAALVTTYSDNTLITDSAAGGTALACGYKTTNGYIGKLPDGTDVKSIAEAAKENGYAVGIVTTTRLTHATPASFSAHNPDRNAANDIAVDQADSGFDFFAGGGYRHFVAKNNAQGLKSKRKDNVDVVKMFTDQGYKVFVGDSTRDAFRAYKPKKGEKVFAALTYSHLPYEVERRNSKVEKNKLPSLCELTEKAVESLSAQETPFFLMVEGGRIDHAAHAHDPKSTILDTIALDEAVEVAYNFYKKHPEDTLIVTAADHETGGVALGISMDSKGYFLNLKELENVNVSAEDNLDKYYNKLAKKESNLKKRHAAFIAYLEKEWGLTDRTPAEDKVLVNAMNVQDKNQHLPTDKQVSYGYAYTPTMVAVTDLISQRARIFWTSFVHTGTFIPATSIGVGAEKFTGFIDNTDIPNRMAEIMEVNLSDIKHIDSKALLGKTYGPQEKYAKIPYNK